The genomic segment TATTTCCTTTTTTAATGTCGTAATTAAAATATCCACTAAAATTATCTGTTTCCCAAAATTGTTGTCTTTGGTCATATCTCATTCTTGCTAAAGTAGGTATCACATTACCATCAATATCTACTGCAGTTCCATCAAATCTATGTTCAGCTAAATCTTCATTCCAAGTTTGCTTCATAAACTGGGCATTAAAACCAAAGTTTTCTGTAAATTTTTGATTAAAATTAGCAATAAAAATTAATTCATTGGTTTTATAATGATCATTAGATGCGCCCACATTTCTTGTAATTGGTGTACTATTTAAATCAAACTCACCATTAATTGCTCCAAAAATTGGCTGACCTCTATCTAAATTTCCTTCAGCATCATTATAAATCATTTCCACATTTAATGATGTTTTATCATTTGGAACATAACTTAAAGATGGGTTTATTAAAATTGCATTGTTATTTACAACGTCTCTAAAAGAATCTGCATCTTGAAAAGCTACATTTAAACGATACAATAATGTTTTTTCATCATTTAAAGGTCCTGTAAAATCTGCTGTTGCTCTTAAAGTTCCAAAACTACCTGTTGTAAAACTTATTGAACTTCTTTTTTCTGCCAATGGTTTTTTAGTAACCATGTTTACGGTTCCACCAGGATCTGCACTTGAGAATGTTACAGATGATGGTCCTTTAATTACTTCTACACGTTCTAAGTGTGATGTTATTGGTTGTAAAAAATAATATTGACGTGTTCTCATTCCGTTAATCATTTGTCCGTCATCTGCTTGTGTAATACCTCTAATATTATAATGGTTGTACAAACCAGTTGCAGCTACACCACTTACTGTTTTTACAGCATCTACCAACTGAAAAGCCAAACGATCACTTAATAATTCTTTCGTAACAGTTGCTACAGCTTGTGGTAATTCTTTATTTTTAATGGCAATTTTTGTTGCCGAAAAAGAATAATCACTATTATAATCTTTACGTATTCTACCTAAAACTTCTATAGACTGTAAATATTCTGAAGATTCTTGAAGTACGATTTCTCCTAAATTTATATTTTGATTCGCATGTATTGTAATCGTTTTTTTGAAAGGTTTAAATCCAAGATAAGTAATACGAATATTATATAATCCTGTGTCACTTGCTTTAATTGTAAAGTTGCCTTCTAAATCTGATGTTACTCCGTTTTGTTTTTTTGCTGGATTAATTAAAATTATGTTTGCTCCTTCTATAGATACGTTCTGTGTATCTATAACTTTACCTGATATTTTAGCTTGAGAAAAGCCTAATTTTGCAATCAGTACTAAAATTAAGAATGTTGTGTGTTTTATATTCATTTTAAATTTGTGTTTGTAGTTTTTTTAAATTGTTTTAATGTATAAATCTTGTAATTCTTGTGCTGTAATGTTTTCTGTTTTGGCAGTATGTATTAAAGTTCCTTCTTTCATTATTCCTATTTTAGAACCAATGTTTACTGCATTAAAAATATCGTGAGTTGCCATTAAAATACCAACACCATTTGCCGCTAATTTTTTACATGTTTTTGCAAATTCTACAGATGCTTTTGGGTCTAAACCAGACGTTGGCTCATCCATTAATATATAAGAAGCATTTTTAGATAAAGCAACAGCAATACCCACTTTTTGACGCATTCCTTTTGAGTAAGTAGATAGCTTTTTAGTATAAGATTCTTCTTGTAAATTTGCCTGTTTTAAAAACTGAATTAGTGCTTCTTTCTGATATTTAAAACCCGCTAATCTGCTAAAAAAATCTAAATTTTCTAAACCTGATAAATTACTATACAGCTGCACCGTTTCTGGTATATAAGCTATTGAACTTCGTATAGATTTATTATCTAATACAGAAACATCGTTAATAAATGCTTCTCCAGAAGTTGGTGCTATTAAACCTAAAAAGATATTAATAGTAGTGGTTTTACCTGCCCCATTTTGTCCAAGTAGACAAAAAATTTCACCAGGATTTACTGTAAGACTTAAATCTTTGAGCGCAAACTTATCGTCATAACGCTTACAAAGCTTTTTTGCTTGTAGCATAATTAAAATTTAAAATATTAAGTTGAAAAATGTTATTTAATAGACAAAATATTCTTTAAAAGAACTAAATGATATCTAATAAATGGAAATAAAGACATATTAATCAATAATAATTACACACATTTACAGTGTATAATTATTATTGATTGATTAGTATGTTAAACTGTAAAAGTTGGTGGTGCTCTCGATTTCTTTAAATAAAAAATGAGAGATGTAAAATCTTCCTCATTTTTAAAGATAGGTTCCGTTAATAGTTTTGGAACTAATAAAGTGTATGTAAAATTTAGTGTTTTAGATATTTCTACATTTAAATAAATACCACATATAGAACAATCTGAATCTAAATCTGAAGTTTGATCTAATTCTAAAGAAGAAACTAAACCTTGATTGGCATTAGAAGCATGATCAAGAGAATGCTTAAGGGCTATAAAGTGTGTCATTAAAATGACCACTGACAAGACTAAACTAACTGTTCTCTTTAAATAATTCACGGCGTGAAGATATAAGTTTCTTTTTATTTTTTTAAAAAAATATTATATTTTTTTTTAAGCTGAATAAACTATTGATAATAATTTCTTTTATTATAATTCCTATAAAAAAAATAGATTAAAACTTTAATTTAAAAAAATGAACTTTGTTATTTACCTGGATGCAAGCTAAAGAACAAAAGATATAATTTATAAAATTAACAAAAAAAAGATTTTTTAGTAATTACGTGTTAAAATATTTAGAAGGAGATGTACCCATTATATTTTTAAAAGACTTATGAAACGTAGTTTTAGAGTTAAACCCAGCTTCTTGTGCTAAACCAAAAAAAGTTAAATTTTTAGCCTCTTCTGTTTCCGATAATTGAATAAATTCTTTAATTCTATAATAGTTTACAAATTCAAAGAAGTTCATCCCAATTTTTTCATTTAATAATCTTGCCAATTCAGGATTGCTAATACCCATTATTTCTGCTAATTCCGTTTTTAAGAGTTTTCTATTTAAATACGGTTTTTTAGAAAGCATTATATGCTTTAGTTTTTCTTTAAGGAT from the Polaribacter cellanae genome contains:
- a CDS encoding TonB-dependent receptor; amino-acid sequence: MNIKHTTFLILVLIAKLGFSQAKISGKVIDTQNVSIEGANIILINPAKKQNGVTSDLEGNFTIKASDTGLYNIRITYLGFKPFKKTITIHANQNINLGEIVLQESSEYLQSIEVLGRIRKDYNSDYSFSATKIAIKNKELPQAVATVTKELLSDRLAFQLVDAVKTVSGVAATGLYNHYNIRGITQADDGQMINGMRTRQYYFLQPITSHLERVEVIKGPSSVTFSSADPGGTVNMVTKKPLAEKRSSISFTTGSFGTLRATADFTGPLNDEKTLLYRLNVAFQDADSFRDVVNNNAILINPSLSYVPNDKTSLNVEMIYNDAEGNLDRGQPIFGAINGEFDLNSTPITRNVGASNDHYKTNELIFIANFNQKFTENFGFNAQFMKQTWNEDLAEHRFDGTAVDIDGNVIPTLARMRYDQRQQFWETDNFSGYFNYDIKKGNITNKLLIGYDATRWERKIGAGFLRARRYLTINGKQANFKPANAANFQQMTVDGVTMPVPAVPHFNLANPFNGARNTNAYNLAELSIPANLNTSSGFYIQNQFKVGKFSALLNLRYETFTDVFNYKGDEQEFKTSAFVPRIGLTYEVTKDISAYATYLEGFQPHTNTVSLSPTAEGFFWAASPARFDPLESSLQEIGAKGEFLNGKIFANFAIFNITQKNILLGDTYDLDNLTTRGKQRSRGFETDISGYVLPNLQLTASYAYTNATIEEDAITEFIGQRIGGSPKHNANFWGRYNFTNKTLRGIGVGFGAQFVDERFTWYNPTYNTNRLLLPEYTIFDAAVYYKPNNTGIQLTLKVNNLFNKTYWLGGINPSRLGPGAPRNVLLNATYNF
- a CDS encoding ABC transporter ATP-binding protein codes for the protein MLQAKKLCKRYDDKFALKDLSLTVNPGEIFCLLGQNGAGKTTTINIFLGLIAPTSGEAFINDVSVLDNKSIRSSIAYIPETVQLYSNLSGLENLDFFSRLAGFKYQKEALIQFLKQANLQEESYTKKLSTYSKGMRQKVGIAVALSKNASYILMDEPTSGLDPKASVEFAKTCKKLAANGVGILMATHDIFNAVNIGSKIGIMKEGTLIHTAKTENITAQELQDLYIKTI